The following coding sequences lie in one Arachis ipaensis cultivar K30076 chromosome B05, Araip1.1, whole genome shotgun sequence genomic window:
- the LOC107644140 gene encoding probable inactive receptor kinase RLK902 yields MHRNKLIILFFLVLLPYAKPDLSSAQRAALLNLRSAVGGRTLLLWLPTSTTSPCKWPGILCDPTNTHVVALRLPAASLSGHLPSAVFPSFTHLRTLSFRFNSLSGPIPADLSLCSSLRNLYLHHNNLSGELPPSLFNLTSLVRLNLADNAFSGPVRTGFNNLTRLRTLYLENNRFSGSLPELKRLAELAQFNVSNNFLNGSVPETLTGFSKESFLGNTLCGKPLKLCPQNENGRRANGSFPGVAAGIANSGLKEKKKGKLSGGVIAGIVIGCVVGMLLIVFALILLCRKKSDNRTSNIENIATLKQGNGRGIHGEKNHVSEVETVGGGANKKLVFFGNSEGKVFDLEDLLRASAEVLGKGTFGTSYKAVLENGPVVAVKRLKDVTLSESDFRDEIEVAGAMVHQNLVPLRAYYYSRDEKLLVHDYMHMGSLSALLHGNKGAGRTPLTWELRSGIALGAARAVEYLHSQGPNVSHGNIKSSNILLTKNYEARVSDFGLAQLVSPSSTPNRIAGYRAPEVTDPRRVSHKADVYSFGVVLLELLTGKAPTHALLHEEGVDLPRWVQSVVREEWTSEVFDAELLSHQTVEEDMVELLQLAVDCTAPYPDNRPSIAEVRHRIEELHGSKDLKQTQHQHDLISVVDDVS; encoded by the exons ATGCATCGCAACAAGCTCATCATTCTCTTCTTCCTCGTCCTCCTTCCTTATGCCAAACCCGACCTCTCTTCCGCCCAACGAGCCGCACTCCTCAACCTACGCTCCGCCGTCGGAGGCCGCACGCTCCTCCTCTGGCTCCCAACCTCTACAACCTCCCCATGCAAGTGGCCTGGCATTCTCTGCGATCCAACCAACACCCATGTCGTCGCCCTCCGCCTCCCCGCCGCCTCACTCTCCGGCCACCTCCCCTCCGCCGTGTTTCCCTCCTTCACCCACCTCCGCACCCTCTCTTTCCGCTTTAACTCACTCTCCGGCCCCATTCCCGCCGACCTCTCCCTCTGCTCCTCCCTCCGCAACCTCTACCTCCACCATAACAACCTCTCCGGCGAGCTTCCACCTTCTCTCTTCAACCTCACCTCTCTCGTTCGCCTCAACCTGGCAGATAACGCCTTTTCAGGCCCGGTTCGAACCGGCTTCAACAATTTGACCCGCTTGAGGACCCTCTACCTCGAGAACAACCGGTTTTCCGGGTCGCTACCCGAGTTGAAAAGACTCGCCGAGTTGGCTCAGTTCAACGTTTCCAACAACTTTCTCAACGGTTCTGTGCCTGAAACGTTGACGGGCTTCTCAAAGGAGTCATTTTTAGGGAACACATTGTGTGGGAAGCCATTGAAGTTGTGTCCTCAGAATGAGAATGGGAGAAGGGCAAATGGGTCTTTTCCAGGCGTGGCTGCGGGTATTGCGAACAGTGgtttgaaggagaagaagaaaggaaagctaAGTGGTGGGGTCATTGCTGGGATTGTGATTGGGTGTGTGGTTGGAATGTTGCTAATTGTGTTTGCTTTGATTCTTCTGTGTAGGAAGAAGAGTGATAACAGAACCAGTAACATTGAAAATATTGCAACATTGAAGCAGGGTAATGGTAGGGGAATCCATGGTGAGAAAAATCATGTTTCTGAAGTAGAGACTGTCGGTGGTGGTGCGAACAAGAAGCTGGTTTTCTTTGGGAATTCAGAAGGGAAGGTGTTTGATTTGGAGGATTTGCTTAGAGCCTCTGCTGAGGTTTTAGGGAAGGGTACTTTTGGAACTTCATATAAGGCTGTGTTGGAGAATGGGCCTGTGGTGGCTGTGAAGAGGCTCAAGGATGTGACACTCTCTGAGAGTGACTTCAGGGATGAGATTGAGGTTGCTGGAGCAATGGTTCATCAGAATTTGGTGCCTCTTAGGGCTTACTATTATAGCAGGGATGAGAAGCTTCTTGTTCATGATTATATGCATATGGGAAGCTTGTCTGCACTCTTGCATG GAAACAAAGGAGCTGGCAGAACACCACTGACTTGGGAACTCAGGTCAGGGATTGCGCTTGGAGCTGCTCGCGCCGTTGAGTACCTACATTCACAAGGGCCTAATGTATCTCATGGAAACATAAAGTCATCAAACATCCTCCTAACCAAGAACTATGAAGCCAGAGTATCCGACTTTGGCCTTGCACAACTTGTTAGCCCCTCGTCGACCCCTAATAGGATTGCCGGCTACCGTGCTCCTGAGGTAACTGATCCTCGCAGAGTGTCTCACAAGGCTGATGTGTACAGCTTTGGCGTGGTGCTCTTGGAGCTTCTTACCGGAAAGGCTCCAACTCACGCCTTGTTGCATGAGGAAGGAGTGGACCTTCCGAGATGGGTGCAATCGGTTGTTAGGGAAGAGTGGACTTCTGAGGTCTTTGATGCTGAGCTCCTTAGCCATCAGACTGTGGAAGAGGATATGGTTGAGTTGTTGCAGCTTGCAGTGGATTGTACAGCTCCATATCCCGATAATCGACCTTCAATCGCCGAAGTGAGACACCGGATAGAAGAGCTTCATGGTTCTAAGGATCTAAAGCAAACCCAGCACCAACATGATTTGATCAGTGTTGTAGATGATGTATCTTGA